The sequence ATTTTCTCGCCCCTGAACTGGGCCTGGAACCAGCCTTCATCAATGCGCCCACCCAGTCCAGGCGTCTCATTGTGGGACACGATTTGGAAACCCTCAATCCGTTCCACCGCCTCGTCCACCGCGAGTATGGCCCGTATGGTCCCCCAGAGACCGGGACCTGTCACCATGGCGGCATAACGATTCTGGTTGTCCACCGTTGCTTTATAGATAGTCCCCACATCGGTCTTAAGCTCAGTCACCTGGCTATTGTAAAGGGAATCCACCTGGGATGGAGCTGAATAGGCAATACCCAGGGCCGCTAAAATGGCAGACCGCTCAGAAAGCCTCCGGTTTGCCGCAACCCGATCCTTGGTAAGCTCGTTCGCCAGGGCAAGAAAAAACACAAAAACCATACAGATAACAAAGGTAAAAAGCACCGTATAGAGCATACCATCCCGCTTCATTTGGCGCCTCCTGCATCTTTTGCAGAACCCGCAGTATTCACAGCTGCGGCTGCGGGGGCGGCCTTTTTGCCTCCCACAAGGTCATCAAAAAGGGAAGCCGCGGTATTCCCCAGAAGGACCGCAAAACTGGTTCCCTCGGGGAAAAGCGAGAAGGTTCGGATCAGCACCACCGAAACACCGATGACCATTCCATATAGCCACTGGGCAAGGGGCTTTTTAGGGGCGCTCACCGGATCGGTAGCCATAAAGACCGCCACAAAAAGGAAACTTCCCACAAGGAGACTTTCCATCGGCAACGCCTTAGCCACGCCGGCGAGGAGCAGGGAACCGGTGAGCAGCACCGCCGATCCGATGGTAGACACCATAAGCCGCCAGCTTGCAGTTTTTGTTGCCACCAGGTAAATACCCGCAAGAACTATCAGGATTACGGAACTTTCACCCAAGGACCCCATACGGAAACCCAGAATTGCGTTAATAACCGAAATGGGCTCCCCATGACGGAGTTGAGCCAGGGGCGTGGCGGCGCTCATCCCGTCCACCGGATAGCCCCAAAGCCCCGCAGCGGCTCCGAAATTGCCGGCCTGTACAAAACCTGCCTGCATAATCGTGGCAAAAGAAATGTACACAAAGAGCCGCCCTGCGATGGCGGGGTTAAAGATATTCCGGCCGAAACCGCCATACACTTCCTTGGCCATGAACACAGTAAAGATAATTCCCACCGCCACAATCCAGAGGGGAACCACCGGCGGCATGGAAAGGGTATAGAGGGCACAGGTAACGAGAACCGCCTCGCTTACCTTTTTACCCCGTTTTTTTTCAAAGAAATACTCCACCAGAATCCCCAGGGGAAACACCACCAGAGCTATCCAGAGAGGACGCAGGCCATACAGATATATAGAAAACAGAAATATAGGCGCAAGACTATATAAAACCTTGCGCATAATAGGTTGTTTTTGAAACAAGGAGACCTCCTTTCGGATACAGTATAGTGAAGAATAAAGAATTATCAAGTAAAATTTTCATCATTCTAAGAATAATTCTCAAAAATAATTCATCCCTGTTTTTTTCATTTTTTGAACAAAGAAGCATCTATCACCTGTAGTGAACCAGAGGGATTACAATAAATGCCCTTAGGTTCTGAAAACAAAACCTTTGTCCCTTGAGGGAAAAACAAAATTCAAGGTAAAATATACGCACATTTTACTCTGGGCTGAAACAATTCACGATGACAATGAGGAGTCAACCTGTAACCAATAAAGGGAAAAGGGGATGTTGTGAAGGGGCCACAATGAAAACTAAAATTGCAATTATCGGCTATGGAAGCATGGGCAAGATGCTTCTTGAAAAGATAATCGGTGCGAAAATAATTCCGGAAAATTATATATACCTATCAAACAGGACCTTAGAAAAGATAAAAATATTAAAAGAAAGGTATAACATACATATTTGCGATACAAATGTGGAAGCTGCAAAGAACGCGGACCTTATTTTTTTGTGCATTCGTCCCACAGACATAAAAACAGTATTAGAAGAAATAATAACGGTAATAGATAAAAAGACCCATATTATTTCATTAAATGGGAGTATTAGATTCGAACAACTTGAAAGAATATGCAGGGAAAACAAAATATCAAAAATAATTCCAAGTGTAACCGCTGAAATAAACGAATCCCAGACATTGGTCTGTCATAACAAAAAAGTCGCAGAGAAAGATAAAAAGACCCTCATGAAAATACTAAAAAGTTTTGGTGACGTTATAGAATTACCGGAAGAAGAACTTGGGATGGGAGCGGAACTGGTCAGTTGTATGCCCGGTTTTATCGCCGCTTTATTCAACGAAATAAAAAAGGAAGCACAAAAACACACCAACATAACAGAACATCAAATAATAGCCATGCTCGCTCACACCATGGTTGGGACCGGCAGATTAATTATCGAAAAAAACATGACCTTTGAAGCAGTAATTGAAAGGGTAGCAACAAAAGGCGGCATAACCGAAGAAGGGACCAAAATTATAGAAAGAGATTTTCCAGAAGTGGTAGAGAAAATGTTCAACAAGACCCTCGAAAAAAGAAAAATCATAGCGGAAAACGTAGAAAAAAGCATGTGATAAGAAATAATGAGGGGGAGCACCACACCGTCCCCCTCTCAGCTTAGCCCGCACCAGACGGCCGCCTCGGCCGTCGCGGCTCCCCCCTCGCGCCTGCTTCCTTCGCCGCTTCGCCAGCCCCTCCCGGGCCGGGCGTCCCGCCCGGCCCATTACCCCAGCCCCACGGCTCAGGCGATCAGGCGCTCCCCCCACTCCGGGCTCACCCCCGGCGGGGCCCTTCTCAGGGCCCCGCACCAGGAGCTTTTTTGCC comes from Treponema sp. J25 and encodes:
- a CDS encoding RnfABCDGE type electron transport complex subunit D; amino-acid sequence: MFQKQPIMRKVLYSLAPIFLFSIYLYGLRPLWIALVVFPLGILVEYFFEKKRGKKVSEAVLVTCALYTLSMPPVVPLWIVAVGIIFTVFMAKEVYGGFGRNIFNPAIAGRLFVYISFATIMQAGFVQAGNFGAAAGLWGYPVDGMSAATPLAQLRHGEPISVINAILGFRMGSLGESSVILIVLAGIYLVATKTASWRLMVSTIGSAVLLTGSLLLAGVAKALPMESLLVGSFLFVAVFMATDPVSAPKKPLAQWLYGMVIGVSVVLIRTFSLFPEGTSFAVLLGNTAASLFDDLVGGKKAAPAAAAVNTAGSAKDAGGAK
- a CDS encoding FMN-binding protein, with amino-acid sequence MKRDGMLYTVLFTFVICMVFVFFLALANELTKDRVAANRRLSERSAILAALGIAYSAPSQVDSLYNSQVTELKTDVGTIYKATVDNQNRYAAMVTGPGLWGTIRAILAVDEAVERIEGFQIVSHNETPGLGGRIDEGWFQAQFRGEKIGPEGIVVLQGSGKGDPDPNNSQLDGVTGASRTSQAIQDIVNREIRVFETLRDQGGLR
- a CDS encoding NAD(P)-binding domain-containing protein, coding for MKTKIAIIGYGSMGKMLLEKIIGAKIIPENYIYLSNRTLEKIKILKERYNIHICDTNVEAAKNADLIFLCIRPTDIKTVLEEIITVIDKKTHIISLNGSIRFEQLERICRENKISKIIPSVTAEINESQTLVCHNKKVAEKDKKTLMKILKSFGDVIELPEEELGMGAELVSCMPGFIAALFNEIKKEAQKHTNITEHQIIAMLAHTMVGTGRLIIEKNMTFEAVIERVATKGGITEEGTKIIERDFPEVVEKMFNKTLEKRKIIAENVEKSM